In the Adlercreutzia equolifaciens DSM 19450 genome, one interval contains:
- the relB gene encoding type II toxin-antitoxin system RelB family antitoxin, translating into MTATMTVRPSQEIQDRYAALARATGRSRSFYVNKALEDSIDELEEVYGVLHDLEEYRAGRLEALTADEARAACGL; encoded by the coding sequence ATGACGGCGACAATGACGGTTCGCCCCTCTCAGGAAATCCAGGATCGCTATGCGGCCTTGGCGCGCGCTACGGGGCGATCGCGATCCTTTTATGTGAACAAGGCCCTCGAGGACTCTATCGATGAGCTCGAGGAGGTCTACGGAGTTCTTCACGATTTGGAAGAGTACCGCGCCGGTCGGCTGGAGGCGCTCACCGCCGATGAGGCGAGGGCTGCTTGTGGCCTATAG
- a CDS encoding transketolase — protein MDTAALQAKATDIRKDILTMITEAGSGHPGGSLSCTDILTALYFGGVMDYNPADPHKPGRDRFILAKGHAAPALYATLAHAGFFPTDELHTLRKLGTRLQGHPDSNLLPGVEVSTGSLGQGLSVAAGLAAGLRLTGEDGLVFTVLGDGECEEGQVWEAAMFAAHQKLGRLVAIIDNNELQIDGCIHDVCDPGDLGEKFAAFGWDVQRVCGHDIPALVELFGRIKAEAADTARPVCVIARTVKGKGVSFMENQAGWHGKAPKPEELEKALAELSADAE, from the coding sequence ATGGATACTGCCGCCTTGCAGGCGAAGGCCACCGACATTCGCAAGGATATTCTGACCATGATCACGGAAGCGGGCAGCGGGCACCCGGGCGGGTCGCTCTCCTGCACCGATATCCTCACGGCGCTGTACTTCGGCGGCGTCATGGACTACAACCCGGCCGACCCGCACAAGCCCGGCCGCGACCGGTTCATCCTGGCCAAGGGGCATGCGGCGCCGGCGCTCTACGCGACGCTGGCCCACGCCGGCTTCTTCCCGACCGACGAGCTGCACACCCTGCGCAAGCTCGGCACGCGCCTGCAGGGGCATCCCGATTCCAACCTGCTGCCCGGCGTGGAGGTGTCCACCGGCTCGCTCGGCCAGGGACTTTCCGTGGCCGCGGGCCTGGCGGCGGGGCTGCGCCTGACCGGCGAGGACGGCCTCGTCTTCACGGTGCTCGGCGACGGCGAGTGCGAGGAGGGCCAGGTGTGGGAGGCGGCCATGTTCGCCGCCCATCAGAAGCTCGGGCGCCTCGTGGCCATCATCGACAACAACGAGCTGCAGATCGACGGCTGCATCCACGACGTGTGCGATCCGGGGGATTTGGGCGAGAAGTTCGCCGCCTTCGGCTGGGACGTGCAGCGCGTCTGCGGGCACGACATCCCCGCGCTCGTCGAGCTTTTCGGCCGCATCAAGGCCGAGGCGGCTGATACGGCCCGTCCGGTGTGCGTGATCGCGCGCACGGTGAAGGGCAAGGGCGTCTCCTTCATGGAGAACCAGGCCGGCTGGCACGGCAAGGCGCCGAAGCCCGAGGAACTTGAGAAGGCTCTGGCGGAGCTGTCCGCCGACGCGGAATAG
- a CDS encoding BspA family leucine-rich repeat surface protein: MFSNCFSLASLDVSGLDTSSVTDTSGMFRNCSSLASLDVSGLDTSSVTYMSDMFSYCSSLASLDVSGLDTSSVTDMSGMFSSCRSLASLDVSGLDTSSVTYMSDMFSYCSSLASLDVSGLDTSSVTYMSGMFSGCSSLASLDVSGLDTSSVTYMSGMFSGCSSLASLDVSGLDTSSVANMSSMFSGCSSLASLDVSGLDTSSVANMSSMFSGCSSLASLDVSGLDTSSVANMSSMFSNCPKLASLDLSSFNSTRIPNTKMAGMFDDCSSLNLVRVGERCTVQSQLPDKTWYNAAGEAFSPSTIPLCVAGTYVTTADPLQIRLSETTKTLSVGASRFRLEATVTPAVWAEEKVVWSSSDPSVAVVDSDGQVTVHDAGRAIITAEVGGVKAQCDLTVLAATTDNPDDPDNPDNPDDPDNPDNPDDPDNPDNPDDPDDPESPDNPKDPDDPDNPGSSGNNPPSGADNPDNGSDGNTGSKPGDSGSGDDDAKVDGGNPENAGTSSGTGDSSSSDDGLAKGSARAMSDEKLAQTGDFVVQGAIPLMLCDSFALFVLLLVLWAFRRRAQYW; the protein is encoded by the coding sequence ATGTTCTCCAACTGCTTCTCGCTTGCCTCCCTCGACGTCTCGGGGCTCGACACGTCGAGCGTCACCGACACGTCCGGCATGTTCCGCAACTGCTCCTCGCTCGCCTCCCTCGACGTCTCGGGGCTCGACACGTCGAGCGTCACCTACATGTCCGACATGTTCTCCTACTGCTCCTCGCTCGCCTCCCTCGACGTCTCGGGGCTCGACACGTCGAGCGTCACCGACATGTCCGGCATGTTCAGCAGCTGCCGCTCGCTCGCCTCCCTCGACGTCTCGGGGCTCGACACGTCGAGCGTCACCTACATGTCCGACATGTTCTCCTACTGCTCCTCGCTCGCCTCCCTCGACGTCTCGGGGCTCGACACGTCGAGCGTCACCTACATGTCAGGAATGTTCTCCGGCTGCTCCTCGCTCGCCTCCCTCGACGTCTCGGGGCTCGACACGTCGAGCGTCACCTACATGTCAGGAATGTTCTCCGGCTGCTCCTCGCTCGCCTCCCTCGACGTGTCGGGACTCGACACGTCGAGCGTCGCCAACATGTCCTCAATGTTCTCCGGCTGCTCCTCGCTCGCCTCCCTCGACGTGTCGGGACTCGACACGTCGAGCGTCGCCAACATGTCCTCAATGTTCTCCGGCTGCTCCTCGCTCGCCTCCCTCGACGTGTCGGGACTCGACACGTCGAGCGTCGCCAACATGTCCAGCATGTTCTCAAACTGTCCAAAACTTGCCTCGCTTGACCTGTCTTCTTTCAACAGTACCCGCATTCCTAATACCAAGATGGCGGGAATGTTCGATGATTGTTCTTCGCTTAATTTGGTGAGAGTGGGGGAGAGGTGCACGGTACAGAGCCAGCTTCCCGATAAGACGTGGTACAACGCGGCGGGGGAGGCCTTTTCTCCCAGCACGATTCCACTGTGTGTCGCAGGAACCTATGTCACTACAGCGGATCCTTTGCAGATTCGGCTCAGTGAGACAACTAAAACGCTGTCGGTCGGCGCATCTCGTTTTAGACTTGAGGCAACGGTAACGCCGGCAGTGTGGGCGGAGGAGAAAGTCGTTTGGAGTTCGTCGGATCCGTCGGTTGCCGTAGTTGACTCCGATGGTCAGGTGACCGTGCATGATGCGGGGCGGGCCATCATTACGGCTGAGGTCGGGGGCGTTAAGGCTCAGTGCGATCTAACGGTGCTGGCTGCGACTACCGACAATCCGGATGATCCCGACAACCCCGACAATCCGGATGATCCTGACAACCCCGACAACCCGGATGATCCCGACAACCCCGATAACCCGGATGATCCCGATGATCCGGAGAGTCCCGACAATCCGAAAGATCCCGATGACCCCGACAATCCTGGCAGCTCCGGCAACAACCCGCCAAGCGGCGCCGACAATCCTGATAATGGGTCTGACGGGAATACGGGATCGAAGCCGGGGGATTCCGGAAGCGGGGACGATGACGCCAAGGTCGATGGCGGGAATCCAGAAAACGCCGGAACGTCTTCGGGGACAGGCGACTCAAGCTCGAGTGACGATGGCTTGGCAAAAGGAAGTGCACGCGCCATGAGTGATGAAAAGTTGGCCCAAACGGGGGATTTCGTCGTGCAGGGAGCGATTCCTCTGATGCTCTGCGACTCTTTCGCTTTGTTTGTACTGCTTTTAGTGCTGTGGGCGTTCCGTCGTCGCGCCCAATACTGGTAG
- a CDS encoding transketolase family protein: protein MVKLANTETAAQKKATRAAYGATLAELAAEGVPVVAVDADLTGSTTTKKLADAGYAGRLFNCGIAEQNMIDVAAGLSLAGNIAFTGSFAVFGTGRAYDQIRNTVCYSNLNVKIAPTHAGISVGPDGGSHQMLEDVSLMRGLPGMRVLVPADYAAARAALRLAAATPGPVYVRMGRAAVPCVYDDEVELEIGRAYVLREGSDVTIVANGVEIREALAAADALAADGISAEVIDAFSVKPLDGATILESVAKTRCVVTAEEHSVIGGLGSAVCELLAGADPVCVECVAVRDRFGKSGEFEELLDYFNIDATAIVEAVKKVRERAGLC, encoded by the coding sequence ATGGTGAAACTCGCAAACACCGAGACCGCTGCCCAGAAGAAGGCCACGCGTGCCGCGTACGGCGCCACGCTCGCGGAGCTCGCCGCCGAGGGCGTGCCCGTCGTGGCCGTGGACGCCGACCTGACCGGCTCGACCACCACCAAGAAGCTCGCCGACGCGGGATACGCCGGGCGCCTGTTCAACTGCGGCATCGCCGAGCAGAACATGATCGACGTGGCCGCGGGCCTCTCGCTGGCCGGCAACATCGCGTTCACGGGCTCCTTCGCCGTGTTCGGCACCGGGCGCGCCTACGACCAGATCCGCAACACCGTGTGCTACTCGAACCTGAACGTGAAGATCGCCCCCACCCATGCGGGCATCTCCGTGGGCCCCGACGGCGGCTCGCACCAGATGCTCGAGGACGTCTCCCTCATGCGCGGCCTTCCCGGCATGCGCGTGCTCGTGCCCGCCGACTACGCCGCCGCCCGCGCCGCCCTGCGCCTCGCTGCCGCCACGCCGGGCCCCGTCTACGTGCGCATGGGCCGCGCCGCCGTGCCCTGCGTCTACGACGACGAGGTGGAGCTGGAAATCGGGCGCGCCTACGTGCTGCGCGAGGGGAGCGATGTCACCATCGTGGCCAACGGCGTGGAAATCCGCGAGGCGCTCGCCGCCGCCGACGCGCTGGCCGCCGACGGCATCTCCGCCGAGGTCATCGACGCGTTCTCGGTGAAGCCGCTCGATGGGGCGACCATTCTCGAATCGGTGGCGAAGACCCGTTGCGTCGTGACGGCCGAGGAGCATTCCGTCATCGGAGGCTTGGGCTCGGCGGTCTGCGAGCTTCTGGCCGGCGCCGACCCCGTGTGCGTGGAATGCGTGGCCGTGCGCGACCGTTTCGGCAAGTCCGGCGAGTTCGAGGAACTGCTCGACTATTTCAACATTGACGCTACGGCCATTGTTGAAGCTGTGAAAAAGGTTCGTGAGCGCGCGGGCCTTTGCTAA
- the prfB gene encoding peptide chain release factor 2 — translation MELRDIQKEIEKAQGRLSDAFSFLRIEEKRDELAALDEQTARPDFWNDAAAAQAVSKKAAGLRATIEDYERACGLLDDASAACELAGDDAAFAEEAERTAAELAALLDQLEIESWFSGEFDEGDAILTVNPGQGGLEAQDWTRMLYQMYVHYAEDKGWKVTVLDLVLGEGIGLDRATIQIEGRYAYGMLRSEIGIHRLVRISPTDAKKRRQTTFASVEVLPVIADDIEVDLNPADVRVDVYRSSGPGGQCVNTTDSAVRLTHEPTGIVVTCQNEKSQLQNKEAAFRVLRAKLYELEERKRQEELDELRGERRDNSFGSQIRNYVLFPYQLVKDLRSGVETGNVDAVLGGALEPFVIGYHTWRVANQ, via the coding sequence ATGGAACTGAGAGATATTCAGAAGGAGATCGAGAAGGCGCAGGGTCGGCTGTCCGATGCCTTCTCGTTCTTGCGTATCGAGGAGAAGCGCGACGAGCTGGCCGCGCTGGACGAGCAGACGGCCCGTCCGGACTTTTGGAACGACGCGGCGGCGGCCCAGGCGGTCTCGAAGAAGGCGGCGGGGCTTCGCGCCACCATCGAGGACTACGAGCGGGCCTGCGGGCTTCTCGATGATGCGTCGGCGGCGTGCGAGCTGGCCGGCGACGATGCGGCCTTCGCCGAGGAGGCCGAGCGCACCGCCGCCGAGCTTGCGGCGCTGCTCGATCAGCTGGAGATCGAGTCCTGGTTCTCCGGCGAGTTCGACGAGGGCGACGCCATCCTCACGGTGAACCCCGGCCAGGGCGGCCTCGAGGCCCAGGACTGGACCCGCATGCTCTACCAGATGTACGTCCACTACGCCGAGGACAAGGGCTGGAAGGTGACGGTGCTCGATCTCGTGCTCGGCGAGGGCATAGGGCTCGATCGGGCCACGATCCAGATCGAGGGCCGCTACGCCTACGGCATGCTGCGCAGCGAGATCGGCATCCACCGCCTCGTGCGCATCAGCCCCACCGACGCCAAGAAGCGCCGCCAGACCACCTTCGCCTCGGTGGAGGTGCTGCCGGTCATCGCCGACGACATCGAGGTGGACTTAAACCCCGCCGACGTGCGGGTGGACGTGTACCGCTCCAGCGGCCCCGGCGGCCAGTGCGTGAACACCACCGATTCCGCCGTGCGCCTCACCCACGAGCCCACGGGCATCGTGGTCACCTGCCAGAACGAGAAGAGCCAGCTGCAGAACAAGGAAGCGGCCTTCCGCGTGCTGCGCGCCAAGCTCTACGAGCTGGAGGAGCGCAAACGGCAGGAGGAGCTGGACGAGCTGCGCGGCGAGCGGCGGGACAACTCCTTCGGCAGCCAGATTCGCAACTACGTGCTCTTCCCGTACCAGCTCGTGAAGGACCTGAGAAGCGGCGTTGAGACGGGAAATGTGGACGCCGTCCTCGGCGGCGCCCTGGAGCCTTTCGTCATCGGGTATCATACGTGGAGAGTAGCCAATCAGTAG
- a CDS encoding type II toxin-antitoxin system RelE family toxin, with product MAYSVEYLPRAVKGLKKLDKQIANRIFDALDEVACLDDPRSQGKGLTGPLSGLWRYRVGDYRVICDIRDGELLVLVVEVAHRSRVYR from the coding sequence GTGGCCTATAGCGTCGAGTACTTGCCTCGTGCCGTCAAGGGTCTGAAAAAGCTCGACAAGCAGATTGCCAATCGCATTTTCGATGCACTGGACGAGGTGGCCTGCCTTGACGACCCGCGCTCTCAGGGGAAGGGTCTCACAGGGCCGCTATCGGGGCTTTGGCGCTATCGCGTGGGCGATTACCGCGTCATCTGCGATATCCGCGACGGGGAGCTTTTGGTTCTTGTTGTTGAGGTAGCCCATCGCAGCCGTGTCTATCGATGA